The following are encoded together in the Mumia sp. Pv4-285 genome:
- the rlmN gene encoding 23S rRNA (adenine(2503)-C(2))-methyltransferase RlmN, whose amino-acid sequence MSHVNPNPLPLVFEQPKGRGKPPLHLADLDLAARKEAVEALGLPGYRAKQLSTHYFTRLVSDPAEMTDLPAGIRDQLVDGLMPHLITPVKTQTADRGTTRKTLWKLFDGALVESVLMRYPDRATICVSSQAGCGMACPFCATGQGGLQRNMSTGEIIEQVVDGARAMARGEIPGGPGRLSNVVFMGMGEPMANYKAVIGAVRRMVDDGPDGLGMSARNITVSTVGLVPRIKQLTSEGIPVTLALSLHAPDDELRDDLVPINTRFKVEEAVEAAWEYARTTKRRVSIEYAMIKDINDQAWRADMLGDLLRSYGDWGWVHVNLIPLNPTPGSIWTASEPADEREFVRRLEAKGIPTTVRDTRGQEIDGACGQLAAADA is encoded by the coding sequence ATGTCGCACGTGAACCCGAACCCGCTCCCGCTCGTCTTCGAGCAGCCCAAGGGGCGTGGCAAGCCGCCGCTCCACCTGGCCGACCTCGACCTCGCCGCCCGCAAGGAGGCCGTCGAGGCTCTCGGGCTCCCCGGCTACCGCGCCAAGCAGCTCTCGACGCACTACTTCACGCGGCTGGTCTCCGACCCCGCGGAGATGACCGACCTCCCCGCAGGCATCCGCGACCAGCTCGTCGACGGGCTCATGCCGCACCTGATCACCCCGGTCAAGACGCAGACCGCAGACCGCGGCACGACGCGCAAGACCCTGTGGAAGCTGTTCGACGGCGCTCTGGTCGAGTCGGTGCTCATGCGCTACCCCGACCGCGCCACGATCTGCGTGTCGAGCCAGGCCGGCTGCGGCATGGCCTGCCCGTTCTGCGCCACGGGTCAGGGCGGGCTCCAGCGCAACATGTCGACGGGCGAGATCATCGAGCAGGTCGTCGACGGCGCGCGGGCCATGGCACGTGGCGAGATCCCCGGCGGGCCCGGGCGCCTCTCCAACGTCGTGTTCATGGGGATGGGCGAGCCGATGGCCAACTACAAGGCCGTGATCGGCGCCGTGCGGCGGATGGTCGACGACGGTCCCGACGGTCTCGGCATGTCGGCGCGCAACATCACCGTCAGCACGGTCGGGCTGGTCCCTCGCATCAAGCAGCTCACGAGCGAGGGCATCCCGGTCACGCTCGCGCTGTCGCTCCACGCGCCCGACGACGAGCTGCGCGACGACCTCGTCCCGATCAACACGCGGTTCAAGGTCGAGGAGGCCGTCGAGGCTGCCTGGGAGTACGCCCGTACGACCAAGCGCCGTGTCTCCATCGAGTACGCGATGATCAAGGACATCAACGACCAGGCATGGCGCGCAGACATGCTCGGCGACCTCCTGCGGTCGTACGGCGACTGGGGATGGGTGCACGTCAACCTGATCCCGCTCAACCCCACCCCTGGTTCGATCTGGACCGCCTCCGAGCCCGCAGACGAGCGCGAGTTCGTCCGCCGGCTCGAGGCCAAGGGCATCCCGACGACGGTGCGCGACACCCGCGGTCAGGAGATCGACGGCGCGTGCGGCCAGCTCGCGGCGGCCGATGCGTGA
- a CDS encoding zinc-binding metallopeptidase family protein: protein MRSFRCDVCGGPLYFENSLCLTCGSAVGYSRADHRVRVLDDDPVCASATLNGCNWIVERAGALCFSCSLTRIRPADEDAVGLAQYQRAEEAKRRLVFQLDDLRLPLTTRAQDPERGIAFDLLSSADTPVTTGHADGVITIDLAESDDAYRERLRVELGEPYRTMLGHLRHEVGHYYETVLVLDDASPWLGRVRDLFGDDTTSYADEIDRHYREGSPDGWADAFVSEYATMHPYEDFAECFAHVLHIRDTVQTAGAFGLTAAVDADAVDFRSLVTAVWLPLSYALNQVDRSMGQDDLYPFVLAPRVLDKLALVGEIVAATGSVERAES, encoded by the coding sequence GTGCGGTCCTTCCGGTGCGACGTCTGCGGCGGCCCTCTCTACTTCGAGAACTCGCTGTGCCTCACCTGCGGATCCGCAGTGGGCTACTCACGGGCGGACCACCGCGTCCGGGTCCTTGACGACGACCCCGTGTGCGCGAGCGCGACGCTCAACGGCTGCAACTGGATCGTCGAGCGCGCGGGAGCGCTGTGCTTCAGCTGCTCGCTCACCCGGATCCGCCCGGCCGACGAGGACGCGGTCGGTCTCGCGCAGTACCAGCGGGCGGAGGAGGCAAAACGTCGCCTCGTGTTCCAGCTCGACGACCTGCGCCTCCCGCTCACCACCCGCGCGCAGGATCCCGAGCGGGGCATCGCCTTCGACCTCCTGTCCTCGGCGGACACTCCGGTGACCACCGGTCACGCCGACGGCGTCATCACGATCGATCTGGCCGAGAGCGACGACGCCTACCGGGAGCGGCTCCGCGTCGAGCTCGGCGAGCCGTACCGCACGATGCTCGGGCACCTTCGGCACGAGGTCGGCCACTACTACGAGACGGTGCTCGTGCTCGACGACGCGAGCCCGTGGCTCGGCAGGGTCCGCGACCTCTTCGGCGACGACACGACGTCGTACGCCGACGAGATCGACCGGCACTACCGCGAGGGATCCCCCGACGGCTGGGCGGACGCGTTCGTGAGCGAGTACGCGACGATGCACCCGTACGAGGACTTCGCGGAGTGCTTCGCGCACGTGCTGCACATCCGCGACACCGTCCAGACCGCCGGCGCGTTCGGCCTCACAGCCGCCGTCGACGCAGACGCGGTGGACTTCCGCAGCCTCGTGACGGCGGTCTGGCTGCCGTTGTCGTACGCGCTCAACCAGGTCGACCGCAGCATGGGACAGGACGACCTCTACCCGTTCGTGCTCGCGCCGCGCGTCCTCGACAAGCTGGCCCTGGTCGGCGAGATCGTCGCCGCGACGGGCTCGGTCGAGCGCGCCGAGAGCTGA
- a CDS encoding phosphatidate cytidylyltransferase produces MSASDVPAAPRQRGGRNLPAAIGVGVGLGAAVVLSLFFVKAAFVAVVLAAAGVAIWELTGALAKAGIALPLPPLMAGGLATLAAVYVGGTEAIAIGTALTVLGIFVYRMPRGADGFVRDASAAVFVFGYVPVLGSFVVLMAAEDDGALRIVTFIVVTIASDIFGYAAGYKLGKHPMAPTISPKKSWEGFGGSVLGCVLAGVLLVTFLLDGRWWVGVILGLAAVAMATLGDLSESMIKRDVGIKDMSDLLPGHGGLMDRLDSLLAVAPVCWLVLHFLVPVS; encoded by the coding sequence ATGAGCGCTTCTGACGTCCCCGCAGCGCCCCGGCAGCGCGGCGGCCGCAACCTGCCTGCCGCGATCGGGGTCGGGGTCGGCCTCGGCGCTGCCGTCGTCCTGTCGCTGTTCTTCGTCAAGGCAGCCTTCGTCGCGGTCGTCCTCGCAGCGGCCGGAGTCGCGATCTGGGAGCTGACCGGCGCCCTCGCGAAGGCCGGCATCGCGCTCCCGCTCCCGCCGTTGATGGCCGGCGGGCTCGCCACGTTGGCTGCGGTCTACGTGGGCGGCACCGAGGCGATCGCGATCGGTACGGCACTCACCGTGCTCGGCATCTTCGTCTATCGGATGCCGCGCGGCGCGGACGGCTTCGTCCGCGACGCGTCGGCTGCCGTGTTCGTCTTCGGGTACGTCCCGGTGCTCGGCTCGTTCGTCGTCCTGATGGCGGCGGAGGACGACGGAGCGCTTCGGATCGTCACGTTCATCGTGGTGACGATCGCCTCCGACATCTTCGGCTACGCAGCCGGCTACAAGCTCGGCAAGCACCCGATGGCCCCCACCATCAGCCCCAAGAAGTCCTGGGAGGGCTTCGGCGGCTCGGTGCTCGGGTGCGTCCTCGCCGGCGTGCTCCTCGTGACCTTCCTGCTGGACGGTCGTTGGTGGGTCGGCGTGATCCTGGGCCTGGCCGCGGTGGCGATGGCCACGTTGGGCGACCTCTCCGAGTCGATGATCAAGCGCGACGTCGGCATCAAGGACATGAGCGACCTGTTGCCAGGTCACGGTGGTCTGATGGACCGGCTCGACTCGTTGCTCGCCGTCGCCCCGGTCTGCTGGCTGGTCCTGCACTTCCTGGTCCCCGTGAGCTGA
- the frr gene encoding ribosome recycling factor, producing MDETLRDADSKMDKAVEHAREDFAAIRTGRAHPAMFAKITADYYGTPTPIQQLAGFQIPEPRVVIVSPYDMGAKGAIEKAIRESDLGVNPTDDGKVLRLSLPQLTEDRRKEYIKLAKSKAEEGRVAVRNIRRSAKQAMDKAEKDGEISKDDVTGAEKRLDALTKKHVDHIDELVKNKEQELLEV from the coding sequence ATTGACGAGACCCTGCGTGACGCCGACTCCAAGATGGACAAGGCCGTCGAGCACGCGCGCGAGGACTTCGCCGCGATCCGTACCGGGCGCGCGCACCCCGCCATGTTCGCGAAGATCACGGCCGACTACTACGGCACGCCGACGCCGATCCAGCAGCTCGCGGGGTTCCAGATCCCCGAGCCGCGGGTCGTCATCGTGAGCCCGTACGACATGGGTGCCAAGGGCGCCATCGAGAAGGCCATCCGTGAGTCCGACCTCGGCGTGAACCCGACCGACGACGGCAAGGTCCTGCGCCTGTCCCTGCCGCAGCTCACCGAGGACCGCCGCAAGGAGTACATCAAGCTCGCGAAGTCCAAGGCGGAGGAGGGCCGCGTCGCGGTCCGCAACATCCGCCGCAGCGCCAAGCAGGCGATGGACAAGGCCGAGAAGGACGGCGAGATCAGCAAGGACGACGTGACCGGCGCGGAGAAGCGCCTCGACGCGCTGACGAAGAAGCACGTCGACCACATCGACGAGCTCGTCAAGAACAAGGAGCAGGAGCTGCTCGAGGTCTGA
- the pyrH gene encoding UMP kinase: protein MPSGGASPSEPTGERRRVLLKLSGEAFGGGSLGVDPDVVNTIARQIAEGVAAGVEIAIVIGGGNFFRGAELQQRGMDRARADYMGMLGIVMNCLALQDFLEKQEIDTRVQTAITMGQVAEPYIPRRAIRHLEKGRVVIFGAGAGMPYFSTDTVSAQRALEVRADEVLMGKNGVDGVYTADPNKDSSATKIDSISYNDVLQRGLRVADATAFALLMENRLPMRVFGIEGEGNISSVLRGEKIGTLVYAD, encoded by the coding sequence GTGCCGTCCGGGGGAGCCTCCCCGAGCGAGCCGACGGGCGAGCGGCGGCGTGTGCTGCTGAAGCTCTCCGGTGAGGCCTTCGGTGGCGGCAGCCTCGGGGTGGACCCCGACGTCGTCAACACGATCGCCCGTCAGATCGCCGAGGGCGTCGCGGCAGGTGTGGAGATTGCCATCGTCATCGGTGGCGGCAACTTCTTCCGTGGGGCCGAGCTCCAGCAGCGCGGCATGGACCGTGCCCGCGCCGACTACATGGGCATGCTGGGCATCGTCATGAACTGCCTCGCGCTCCAGGACTTCCTGGAGAAGCAGGAGATCGACACGCGGGTCCAGACCGCCATCACGATGGGCCAGGTCGCCGAGCCGTACATCCCGCGCCGTGCGATCCGCCACCTCGAGAAGGGGCGCGTCGTGATCTTCGGCGCGGGCGCCGGCATGCCGTACTTCTCGACCGACACGGTCTCGGCCCAGCGCGCGCTCGAGGTCCGCGCGGACGAGGTGCTGATGGGCAAGAACGGCGTCGACGGTGTCTACACCGCGGACCCGAACAAGGATTCCAGCGCCACCAAGATCGACTCCATCTCGTACAACGACGTCCTGCAGCGTGGGCTGCGGGTCGCCGACGCGACGGCGTTCGCGCTGCTGATGGAGAACAGGTTGCCGATGCGCGTCTTCGGGATCGAGGGCGAGGGCAACATCTCGTCGGTCCTGAGAGGTGAGAAGATCGGCACGCTGGTCTACGCAGACTGA
- the tsf gene encoding translation elongation factor Ts: MAISAADVKKLRDATGAGMMDAKKALTEAEGDFDKAVEILRVHGQAKADKRGAERQATAGLVAASGNAIVELNAETDFVAKNEQFVAMAEEFAALADRTKPATAEEFAATDAGDGQTVAEKISALAAIIGEKLELGRVQVLEGKGRVATYLHRRASDLPPAVGVLIEFEGDGEEEVARSVAMQVAAMRPRYLTRDEVPADVVAKEREIAEAAAREEGKPEQAISKIVDGKVNAFFKDFVLLDQPSVTEQKKTVRQVLDEAGLTVTRFAHIEIGG, encoded by the coding sequence ATGGCAATCTCTGCAGCAGACGTGAAGAAGCTCCGCGACGCGACCGGCGCGGGCATGATGGACGCCAAGAAGGCCCTCACCGAGGCCGAGGGCGACTTCGACAAGGCCGTCGAGATCCTGCGGGTCCACGGTCAGGCGAAGGCCGACAAGCGTGGCGCGGAGCGCCAGGCGACCGCCGGCCTCGTGGCAGCGTCGGGCAACGCGATCGTGGAGCTCAACGCCGAGACCGACTTCGTCGCCAAGAACGAGCAGTTCGTCGCGATGGCCGAGGAGTTCGCAGCCCTGGCCGACCGTACGAAGCCGGCCACGGCCGAGGAGTTCGCCGCGACCGACGCCGGAGACGGCCAGACGGTCGCCGAGAAGATCTCGGCGCTCGCCGCGATCATCGGCGAGAAGCTCGAGCTCGGCCGCGTCCAGGTCCTCGAGGGCAAGGGTCGCGTCGCGACGTACCTGCACCGCCGTGCGAGCGACCTGCCGCCGGCCGTCGGCGTGCTCATCGAGTTCGAGGGCGACGGCGAGGAGGAGGTCGCACGCAGCGTGGCCATGCAGGTCGCCGCGATGCGTCCGCGCTACCTGACGCGCGACGAGGTCCCGGCCGACGTCGTGGCCAAGGAGCGCGAGATCGCCGAGGCCGCGGCCCGCGAGGAGGGCAAGCCCGAGCAGGCGATCAGCAAGATCGTCGACGGCAAGGTCAACGCCTTCTTCAAGGACTTCGTGCTTCTCGACCAGCCGTCGGTGACGGAGCAGAAGAAGACCGTGCGCCAGGTCCTCGACGAGGCAGGCCTGACGGTCACCCGCTTCGCTCACATCGAGATCGGCGGCTGA
- the rpsB gene encoding 30S ribosomal protein S2, which yields MAVVSMRQLLESGVHFGHQTRRWNPKMKRFILTERNGIYIIDLQQSLAYIDRAYDFVKTTVARGGSILFVGTKRQAQEAITEQATRVGMPYVNHRWLGGMLTNFSTVHERIKRLKELDEVDFDDVAGSGRTKKELLQLKREHDKLDRTLGGIRDMGRTPSALWIIDTKKEHLAVDEAKKLGIPVVAILDTNCDPDDVDYPIPGNDDAIRSVTLLTRVVADAVGEGLISRGAGKETEAAEAEGTVAAGEPLAEWERELAEGTDAATTEAPATEAAATEAPASTEAAAPAAEAEVQSSASADDTPAEVAEETATAEENLAETGSVEDKPADA from the coding sequence ATGGCCGTCGTGTCCATGCGCCAGCTGCTCGAGAGCGGTGTCCACTTCGGGCACCAGACCCGCCGCTGGAACCCCAAGATGAAGCGCTTCATCCTCACCGAGCGCAACGGCATCTACATCATCGACCTCCAGCAGTCGCTGGCCTACATCGACCGCGCGTACGACTTCGTCAAGACGACCGTCGCCCGCGGTGGCTCGATCCTCTTCGTCGGCACGAAGCGCCAGGCGCAGGAGGCCATCACCGAGCAGGCGACCCGCGTCGGCATGCCGTACGTGAACCACCGCTGGCTGGGCGGCATGCTCACCAACTTCTCGACCGTCCACGAGCGGATCAAGCGCCTCAAGGAGCTCGACGAGGTCGACTTCGACGACGTCGCCGGCTCGGGACGCACCAAGAAGGAGCTCCTCCAGCTCAAGCGCGAGCACGACAAGCTCGACCGCACGCTGGGCGGCATCCGTGACATGGGCCGTACCCCCTCGGCGCTCTGGATCATCGACACCAAGAAGGAGCACCTGGCGGTCGACGAGGCCAAGAAGCTGGGCATCCCGGTCGTCGCGATCCTCGACACCAACTGCGACCCCGACGACGTCGACTACCCGATCCCGGGCAACGACGACGCGATCCGCTCGGTCACGCTCCTCACCCGCGTCGTCGCCGACGCGGTGGGCGAGGGCCTGATCTCGCGCGGCGCCGGCAAGGAGACCGAGGCCGCTGAGGCCGAGGGCACCGTCGCCGCCGGCGAGCCGCTCGCCGAGTGGGAGCGCGAGCTCGCCGAGGGCACCGACGCCGCCACCACCGAGGCTCCGGCCACGGAGGCTGCGGCCACCGAGGCGCCGGCCTCCACGGAGGCAGCGGCCCCCGCAGCCGAGGCCGAGGTCCAGTCGTCGGCCAGCGCTGACGACACGCCGGCCGAGGTCGCCGAGGAGACCGCCACGGCCGAGGAGAACCTCGCCGAGACCGGGTCCGTCGAGGACAAGCCCGCCGACGCCTGA
- a CDS encoding CAP domain-containing protein, which produces MIGPALLIAAATLVAPAASSTAATPARASAVSGSGAEVARTATSVPPGPRRYERRVVRHTNRARRAHDMKALRRNACLDLYAQRSADRIARSGRLTHQNLRPVLRRCGGWKVGENIAYGYQWPRWVVRAWMNSPGHRANILERRYRRIGVGVRADSNGTVWVSQVFAYRR; this is translated from the coding sequence GTGATCGGACCTGCCCTGCTCATCGCCGCGGCGACGCTGGTGGCGCCAGCAGCCTCGAGCACCGCGGCAACACCTGCTCGCGCTTCGGCGGTGTCAGGCTCTGGCGCGGAGGTGGCCCGCACGGCCACGTCGGTGCCGCCGGGTCCCAGGCGCTACGAGCGCCGCGTCGTCCGGCACACCAACCGAGCGCGCCGTGCCCACGACATGAAGGCGCTGCGCCGCAACGCGTGCCTCGACCTCTACGCCCAGCGCTCGGCCGACCGGATCGCGCGCTCGGGGCGTCTCACCCACCAGAACCTGCGGCCGGTGCTGCGGCGGTGCGGCGGCTGGAAGGTCGGAGAGAACATCGCCTACGGCTACCAGTGGCCGCGGTGGGTGGTGCGGGCATGGATGAACTCGCCCGGGCACCGGGCGAACATCCTCGAGCGCCGCTACCGACGGATCGGGGTCGGTGTCCGCGCGGACAGCAACGGCACCGTGTGGGTCAGCCAGGTCTTCGCCTACCGGCGCTGA
- a CDS encoding M23 family metallopeptidase: MSSTLIAALLLAALPHGPGTDDLRWWWPLDPRPTVSRAFEAPPTPYASGHRGIDLDASAGAFVRAVDDGVVTFAGSVAGVEVVSVDHGSVRSTYQPVAATVEVGTHVVAGDVLGRLLLAGGHCLPRACLHLGRRHGATYADPVELLDRAATVRLVTPYGPPPVPPVAVPPTGPGGFLLPVDGPISSSFGMRVHPVTGELKLHDGTDIAAACGSPVTVAAAGRVSAVTYDPAYGNRVVVDHGGGIVTSYNHLATPSIARGAVVAAGGVVGEVGSTGLSTGCHLHWMALQDGRPFDPLTML; encoded by the coding sequence ATGAGTTCAACGCTGATCGCCGCGCTGCTGCTCGCGGCGCTTCCCCACGGTCCCGGCACCGACGATCTGAGATGGTGGTGGCCCCTCGATCCGCGCCCGACGGTCTCGCGGGCGTTCGAGGCGCCGCCCACCCCGTACGCCTCCGGTCACCGCGGCATCGACCTCGACGCGAGCGCCGGCGCCTTCGTCAGGGCGGTGGACGACGGGGTCGTCACCTTCGCCGGCAGTGTCGCCGGCGTCGAGGTCGTGAGCGTGGACCACGGCTCGGTGCGCTCGACGTATCAGCCCGTCGCGGCGACCGTGGAGGTCGGGACGCACGTCGTCGCAGGCGACGTCCTCGGTCGGCTCCTCCTCGCAGGCGGGCACTGCCTGCCGCGCGCGTGCCTGCACCTCGGACGACGTCATGGCGCCACGTACGCCGACCCCGTCGAGCTGCTCGACCGTGCCGCGACCGTGCGCCTCGTGACCCCGTACGGGCCGCCGCCGGTCCCTCCGGTCGCCGTGCCGCCGACGGGGCCCGGCGGCTTCCTGCTCCCCGTCGACGGACCGATCAGCTCTTCGTTCGGGATGCGCGTCCACCCGGTCACCGGCGAGCTCAAGCTCCACGACGGCACAGACATCGCGGCGGCGTGCGGGTCACCGGTGACGGTCGCGGCCGCCGGTCGGGTGAGCGCCGTGACGTACGACCCCGCGTACGGCAACCGTGTCGTGGTTGATCACGGTGGCGGGATCGTCACGAGCTACAACCACCTCGCGACCCCGTCCATCGCCAGGGGTGCGGTCGTCGCCGCGGGTGGTGTCGTTGGGGAGGTCGGGTCCACGGGGCTGTCGACGGGATGCCACCTGCACTGGATGGCACTCCAGGACGGCCGTCCGTTCGACCCGCTGACCATGCTCTGA